From a single Anaerolineales bacterium genomic region:
- the rdgB gene encoding RdgB/HAM1 family non-canonical purine NTP pyrophosphatase: MKKLLIATNNHGKIEELKELLNGFGIAFVTPAEINLELEVEEDGSTYRENAGKKALAFAQASGLIALADDSGLEVDALGGAPGLYSARYSPKPGAKDKDRRDFLLQNLADKPRPWMAHFHATIAIAKPTGEIEFAEGNCPGEIIPEERGTGGFGYDPIFLLTELGKTMAELEMDEKNRLSHRARAVMNAMPILKKMFGV; this comes from the coding sequence ATGAAAAAATTACTCATTGCCACCAACAATCACGGAAAGATCGAAGAACTAAAAGAATTACTGAACGGCTTTGGCATTGCGTTTGTCACCCCCGCAGAGATCAATCTCGAACTGGAAGTCGAAGAAGACGGCTCGACGTATCGAGAGAACGCGGGCAAAAAAGCCCTCGCCTTCGCCCAAGCCAGCGGACTGATCGCCCTCGCCGATGACTCCGGTCTTGAAGTAGATGCACTCGGCGGCGCACCGGGGCTGTATTCTGCAAGATATTCCCCCAAACCCGGCGCGAAAGACAAAGACCGCCGCGATTTTCTCTTGCAGAATCTTGCAGACAAGCCGCGTCCGTGGATGGCGCATTTCCATGCGACGATTGCGATTGCCAAGCCAACAGGAGAGATCGAATTCGCCGAAGGGAATTGCCCCGGCGAGATCATCCCCGAAGAACGCGGCACAGGCGGATTTGGTTACGATCCGATCTTCCTGCTGACTGAATTGGGAAAGACGATGGCAGAACTCGAAATGGACGAAAAGAATCGTCTCAGTCACCGCGCGCGGGCAGTGATGAATGCCATGCCAATTTTGAAGAAAATGTTTGGGGTGTAG
- a CDS encoding alpha/beta hydrolase: MPTLAGMHYFVHLAEETTPSRPPVTLVHGAGGSYLTWHPYIRRLKDETVYALDLPGHGQSEGDGRQSIDEYADDVVRFMDAANVQAAVLAGISMGSAIALSLALMNPHRVAGLVLIGGGGKMRVAPSILESVENPGTFASTVETINANFFSNASHGLIRLSKQGLLKTDPSVLFGDFLACDQFDVTDRLAEIKIPALILCGEHDRMMPPKFSHSLRDALPNARLMIVGDAGHMAQLEQPDVVAEAMKQFLDDLPLLSAP; encoded by the coding sequence ATGCCCACACTCGCAGGGATGCACTACTTCGTTCATCTTGCGGAGGAAACAACACCAAGCCGCCCGCCCGTGACCCTTGTTCATGGGGCGGGCGGTAGTTACTTAACCTGGCATCCGTACATCCGGCGGCTCAAGGATGAGACCGTGTATGCGCTCGACCTGCCTGGTCACGGGCAATCGGAAGGGGATGGCAGGCAGTCCATTGACGAATACGCCGATGACGTTGTCCGCTTCATGGATGCCGCGAACGTTCAGGCGGCGGTCTTGGCGGGGATTTCCATGGGCAGCGCCATCGCGCTCTCGCTTGCTCTGATGAATCCGCACCGAGTTGCGGGGCTGGTGTTGATCGGCGGCGGTGGGAAGATGCGCGTCGCCCCGTCCATTCTTGAAAGCGTGGAGAACCCCGGCACATTCGCGTCTACAGTGGAAACCATCAATGCTAATTTTTTCAGCAATGCATCCCACGGTTTGATCCGGCTGTCGAAACAGGGCTTGCTGAAAACGGATCCATCCGTTTTGTTCGGTGATTTTCTTGCATGCGATCAATTCGATGTCACGGACAGGCTTGCTGAAATAAAAATCCCCGCGCTCATTCTGTGCGGGGAACACGACCGGATGATGCCGCCGAAATTCTCCCACTCCCTGCGGGACGCCCTTCCGAACGCGCGGCTAATGATTGTGGGAGATGCGGGTCACATGGCGCAGTTGGAACAACCCGATGTGGTGGCGGAGGCGATGAAGCAATTCTTGGATGACCTTCCGCTTCTTTCCGCGCCTTAG
- a CDS encoding GAF domain-containing sensor histidine kinase produces the protein MIRRFDTPYMADWFVISLRWVMLVGLIVSLGLGQQLNVGSTWAVGVMIVWNLAMTAFAGLNLRTNFHRRINILFDLFLTAAFFWAQGGIQGPAFWVGLLPILTGSIYFEFWGALTASLVFSGFMIYNGVRTHENLSLALTISVILVAVSLVFGFLGRRLMMHMRKNRALWMDAEEKKHAIQNERMRAIYELTSTLSSTLSYKRVLDSALDMGAATLNPDPEGSVSDPLVGVVMLFNGGKLRIGSARRFTSADMRITFEGADGVLKRALDEGEPILFKDIGHDPELGRVIALRNCTSGYCFPLRSGFNVYGVLLFAHPEPDYFNTDRIKLLEIIGRQAVIAIQNARLYQDLVEEKERMAEVYEDARKKLARDLHDGPTQSVAAMAMRINIARRMVQKDAKSAADELIRLEELAHRTTKEIRHMLFTLRPLILESQGLTAAVQAMADKMMETFSQKVLVHIDEGAVQQLEMGKQGVIFYIIEEAVNNARKHAASETITVSLQQYDTGVVLLEIADNGVGFDVQSMTETYDKRSSSSLGMVNLRERAELVNGLLQIDSAPKKGTKVQVYIPLTEEAADRLHHPRRKRK, from the coding sequence ATGATACGAAGATTCGATACGCCCTACATGGCGGACTGGTTTGTGATCTCGTTGCGCTGGGTCATGCTGGTGGGTCTGATCGTATCGCTTGGTTTGGGACAGCAGCTAAACGTCGGTTCGACGTGGGCAGTGGGGGTGATGATCGTCTGGAATCTCGCCATGACCGCTTTTGCAGGTTTGAACTTGCGCACGAATTTTCACCGGCGCATCAATATCCTTTTTGATCTGTTTTTGACGGCAGCCTTTTTCTGGGCACAGGGTGGCATTCAAGGACCGGCGTTCTGGGTGGGTCTTCTTCCGATATTGACAGGTTCGATCTATTTCGAGTTTTGGGGCGCATTGACCGCATCCCTGGTGTTTTCGGGCTTCATGATCTATAACGGCGTGCGCACACATGAAAATCTCTCCCTGGCATTGACGATTTCAGTCATTTTGGTGGCGGTGAGCCTGGTGTTTGGGTTTCTTGGCAGGCGGCTCATGATGCACATGCGAAAGAACCGTGCCCTGTGGATGGACGCCGAGGAAAAGAAACACGCCATCCAAAATGAACGCATGCGCGCCATTTACGAATTGACATCCACTCTTTCCTCCACGCTCAGTTACAAACGCGTGCTGGATTCTGCACTGGACATGGGCGCCGCCACGCTGAATCCCGACCCGGAAGGCTCTGTCAGCGACCCGCTGGTGGGAGTGGTCATGCTGTTCAACGGCGGGAAACTGCGTATCGGTTCCGCGCGGCGCTTTACCAGCGCCGACATGCGCATCACCTTTGAGGGGGCAGACGGTGTGTTAAAGCGCGCGCTCGATGAAGGGGAACCGATCTTATTCAAGGATATCGGACACGACCCTGAACTGGGACGTGTCATTGCGCTCCGCAACTGCACCAGCGGATATTGTTTCCCACTGCGGAGCGGATTCAACGTCTATGGCGTGTTGCTGTTCGCACATCCCGAGCCGGATTACTTCAATACCGACCGCATCAAGTTGTTGGAAATTATCGGCAGGCAGGCGGTCATTGCCATCCAAAATGCGCGTTTGTATCAAGACCTTGTCGAAGAGAAGGAGCGCATGGCGGAAGTGTACGAAGATGCGCGCAAAAAACTGGCGCGCGACCTGCACGATGGACCGACGCAGTCTGTGGCGGCGATGGCGATGCGGATCAACATCGCGCGGCGCATGGTCCAGAAGGATGCGAAGTCCGCTGCGGATGAATTGATCCGGCTCGAGGAACTGGCGCACCGCACCACCAAGGAGATCCGTCACATGCTCTTTACTCTGCGTCCGCTCATTCTTGAGTCGCAGGGACTTACTGCCGCCGTTCAAGCCATGGCGGATAAAATGATGGAAACCTTCTCGCAAAAGGTGCTTGTTCACATCGACGAAGGCGCCGTCCAACAGCTTGAAATGGGCAAGCAGGGTGTCATTTTCTACATCATTGAGGAAGCCGTTAATAATGCCCGCAAACATGCCGCGTCGGAAACAATCACTGTGAGCCTGCAACAATATGATACCGGCGTTGTCCTGCTGGAGATCGCGGATAATGGCGTTGGCTTCGATGTCCAGTCGATGACGGAAACCTACGACAAGCGTTCCAGCAGCAGCCTTGGCATGGTCAATCTGCGTGAGCGCGCCGAACTGGTGAACGGGCTGCTACAGATCGACTCCGCGCCGAAGAAAGGCACAAAGGTTCAGGTGTACATCCCCCTGACCGAAGAAGCCGCCGACCGCCTGCATCATCCCAGACGAAAACGGAAATAA
- a CDS encoding sulfotransferase domain-containing protein, which yields MIVLSVGMPRAGSGWHYNLIHDLMKTTGCADARDIREKYGLQSILTEVNCNIGVLSVRRLGMVAIPALMGNTFVIKAHAGPTSASRLLSTLGLLRITYIYRDPRDAMLSAFDFGQRALTKGRPNAFSHLSDFEKSLDFIMDYVRIWEKWMNEKNVLVARYEDLLTNYDAESAKLVDYLKLEGNKPEVQTVIAQYRPGANDGQQGLHFYKGKIGRFRESYTEAQQKVLNDRLGAWLVQMGYEA from the coding sequence ATGATCGTTCTTTCCGTCGGAATGCCGCGCGCAGGTTCGGGCTGGCACTACAACCTTATTCACGACCTGATGAAAACCACAGGCTGTGCCGATGCGCGTGACATCCGCGAGAAATACGGCTTGCAAAGCATATTGACCGAAGTCAACTGCAACATCGGTGTGCTCTCCGTCCGCAGGCTGGGAATGGTGGCGATTCCCGCGCTGATGGGCAATACTTTTGTCATCAAGGCGCACGCGGGACCGACAAGCGCCTCGCGTCTTCTCTCGACCTTGGGCTTGCTTCGCATCACATACATTTACCGTGACCCGCGCGATGCCATGCTCTCCGCTTTCGACTTTGGTCAGCGCGCGCTTACGAAGGGACGTCCCAACGCCTTCTCGCACCTCTCTGATTTCGAGAAGAGCCTGGATTTCATCATGGACTACGTCCGCATCTGGGAAAAATGGATGAACGAGAAGAATGTGCTGGTCGCCCGCTACGAAGACCTGCTCACGAACTACGACGCCGAATCCGCCAAACTGGTGGACTATCTCAAATTAGAGGGGAACAAGCCCGAGGTCCAGACAGTGATCGCGCAGTATCGCCCCGGAGCGAATGACGGTCAGCAAGGCCTGCATTTTTACAAGGGCAAGATCGGCAGATTCCGCGAATCCTATACGGAAGCCCAGCAAAAAGTCCTGAACGACCGGCTTGGAGCCTGGCTGGTGCAGATGGGATATGAAGCCTGA
- a CDS encoding O-antigen ligase family protein, producing the protein MIRRSILSMDNLPRLLWGLALLALPVTSFRWFPFLGEGTMVRPLALYPLALLFPLLIVQAWRKRITLNWSGALIPLGAFVLFVMVATSFGALIDPIPLRGQTYFGRAIRALVTLFIGLSFFISAMWMNKTEADLRFTVKWILAGLCINLAWSGLQAVTFYTNLLEKEMVTHWQLAFSMRELVRTNRISGLAYEPAWLAGQLATIFIPFLFASILTNFRLTRVKWLEPVLLALSALVLLATYSRGGLLTTLAAAGLTFLFLGRDVIRAIWSWFIGGFRGRINAIFLRIGIIAILIGMVSGALLFLGQRDYFRSLVNFDAENISEYIVNIRAGARGAYSSAAFAVFEQHPISGVGLGASGFTMYQNLPNWSLTTVPEIARQLSPENRLYPNPKNMYARLLAETGVIGFFLFLAFQFYVLGDILSLLKRDAPWARFAATAGVFAWLAITFYNFTQDSLTTPNIWLVSGILAGLSAISLHKETK; encoded by the coding sequence ATGATCCGCAGATCAATTCTTTCCATGGATAACCTCCCGCGCCTGCTTTGGGGATTGGCATTGCTTGCCCTGCCTGTCACCAGTTTTCGCTGGTTCCCATTTCTTGGCGAAGGGACGATGGTGCGTCCGCTGGCGTTATATCCGCTGGCATTGCTCTTCCCGTTGTTGATCGTTCAAGCGTGGCGAAAACGAATCACATTGAACTGGTCGGGCGCATTGATTCCGCTTGGGGCGTTTGTCCTCTTCGTCATGGTGGCAACCAGCTTCGGGGCGCTGATCGATCCGATCCCCCTGCGCGGACAAACCTACTTCGGGCGCGCCATCCGCGCCTTGGTGACGCTCTTCATCGGGTTATCCTTTTTCATCAGCGCCATGTGGATGAACAAAACCGAAGCCGACCTGCGGTTCACGGTCAAATGGATTTTGGCTGGTTTGTGCATCAACCTCGCGTGGAGCGGCTTGCAGGCGGTCACGTTTTACACGAACCTGCTCGAAAAGGAAATGGTCACGCACTGGCAGTTGGCGTTTTCGATGCGCGAACTCGTGCGCACGAACCGCATTTCGGGGCTTGCCTACGAACCTGCCTGGCTGGCGGGACAACTCGCCACGATCTTCATCCCATTTTTATTTGCCTCCATATTGACGAATTTCCGCCTCACCCGTGTGAAGTGGCTGGAGCCTGTTCTACTGGCTTTATCCGCCCTTGTGCTTCTTGCCACCTACTCGCGCGGCGGATTGCTGACCACGCTTGCCGCTGCTGGTCTGACCTTTCTCTTCCTCGGACGTGATGTGATACGTGCCATCTGGTCGTGGTTCATCGGCGGCTTTCGCGGACGGATCAACGCAATCTTTCTTCGCATCGGCATCATTGCAATATTGATCGGCATGGTTTCGGGCGCGCTTCTTTTTCTCGGTCAACGTGATTATTTCCGCAGTCTGGTCAATTTTGATGCGGAAAACATCAGCGAATACATCGTCAACATCCGCGCGGGCGCGCGCGGCGCATATTCGTCCGCGGCATTTGCCGTATTCGAGCAACATCCCATCAGCGGCGTTGGCTTGGGCGCGAGCGGATTCACCATGTACCAGAACCTGCCAAACTGGTCATTGACCACCGTGCCGGAGATCGCGCGTCAATTGAGTCCTGAAAACCGTCTGTATCCCAACCCGAAAAATATGTACGCGCGCCTGCTCGCCGAAACGGGTGTGATCGGTTTCTTCCTGTTCCTTGCATTCCAGTTTTACGTCCTTGGCGATATACTCTCCCTCCTCAAGCGGGATGCCCCCTGGGCGCGTTTTGCCGCCACTGCCGGAGTATTTGCATGGCTGGCAATCACCTTTTATAATTTCACCCAGGATTCGCTCACAACGCCGAACATCTGGCTGGTCTCCGGCATATTGGCTGGGCTGTCTGCTATTTCATTACACAAGGAAACCAAATGA
- a CDS encoding glycosyltransferase family 2 protein, which yields MTSQRPLPLVSIITPSFNQAAYLEETIQSVLAQDYPRIEYIVMDGGSTDGSVGVIQKYQSSLAFWVSEQDKGQTDAINKGFNRAKGDILAWINSDDTYNPKAVGEAVLYLMENPDVAMVYADCDFIDEQGRVIGKFASRQTDYKKLRQGYVHIPQQTMFFRAKYWKEVGPLDPSFYFAMDYDLWVRIAARAPIKYLPGRTWANFRIHTSSKTNVNDERGWKEMLRVHYRDGGSFFALIVAKYYLRKIIGPLWKWRIRRS from the coding sequence ATGACATCGCAGCGTCCTTTACCTCTCGTTTCCATTATCACGCCCTCGTTCAATCAGGCAGCATATCTCGAAGAGACGATCCAGTCTGTGCTGGCGCAGGATTATCCGCGCATCGAATACATCGTTATGGATGGCGGCTCGACCGATGGCAGCGTGGGTGTGATCCAAAAGTATCAGAGTAGTCTCGCGTTCTGGGTCAGCGAGCAGGACAAGGGTCAGACCGATGCGATCAACAAGGGATTCAACCGCGCCAAAGGCGATATCCTGGCATGGATCAATTCAGACGATACCTATAATCCTAAAGCTGTTGGCGAAGCGGTTTTGTATCTGATGGAAAATCCTGATGTGGCGATGGTGTATGCGGACTGCGATTTCATCGACGAGCAGGGACGCGTGATCGGAAAATTCGCTTCGCGGCAGACGGATTACAAAAAACTGCGGCAGGGATATGTCCACATCCCGCAGCAGACGATGTTCTTCCGCGCGAAATATTGGAAGGAGGTTGGTCCGCTTGACCCGTCGTTTTATTTCGCAATGGATTATGATCTGTGGGTGCGGATCGCCGCGCGCGCGCCGATCAAATATCTGCCCGGCAGGACGTGGGCGAACTTCCGCATTCACACCTCGAGCAAGACCAATGTGAACGATGAGCGCGGCTGGAAGGAAATGCTGCGTGTGCATTACCGCGATGGCGGTTCGTTTTTTGCGCTGATTGTGGCAAAATATTACCTGCGGAAAATCATCGGTCCGCTGTGGAAATGGCGCATTCGAAGATCATGA
- a CDS encoding sulfotransferase, which produces MNNNRPILITGAHRSGTTWVGRMLAADPRTAYISEPLNVHHRPGVFRAPTQHWYTYITGKNETNYLPAFHELLNFQYHLWLEIKSLRSTKDFLRMGRDFHIFFKGNLQGQRAIIKDPFALFSAPWFHEKLNCHVVITVRHPAGFAGSLKRLGWTYDFRNLLDQPLLMRDHLEADRADMEAIRPDDIISQGALLWRLIYRFVHSTRSLFPQFDIVRHEDLSRDPIGGYQTLYQSLGLDFTERVRDIIQNSSSSENPTKLAKNKTHSVKLDSRANLDNWKKLLSPDEITKIRKLTEGVSELFYSEDEWK; this is translated from the coding sequence ATGAATAACAATCGCCCCATCCTTATCACTGGCGCACATCGCAGCGGCACCACATGGGTTGGACGGATGCTCGCCGCCGATCCCAGGACTGCTTATATCAGCGAACCGTTGAATGTCCACCATCGTCCTGGGGTTTTTCGAGCGCCCACCCAACATTGGTACACATATATTACCGGCAAAAACGAGACCAACTACCTGCCCGCGTTTCACGAACTGCTCAATTTTCAATATCACCTCTGGCTTGAAATAAAATCCCTGCGCTCCACAAAAGATTTTCTACGCATGGGGCGCGATTTCCATATTTTTTTCAAAGGCAATCTTCAAGGGCAGCGCGCCATCATCAAAGACCCGTTCGCACTTTTCTCCGCCCCCTGGTTTCATGAAAAACTGAATTGCCATGTTGTCATCACAGTCCGCCACCCTGCAGGGTTTGCGGGCAGTCTTAAACGCCTCGGCTGGACGTATGATTTCCGCAACCTGCTGGATCAGCCTCTGCTCATGCGCGATCATCTTGAAGCGGACCGCGCCGATATGGAAGCGATTCGCCCGGATGACATCATCAGCCAGGGAGCTCTGCTCTGGAGGTTGATCTACCGCTTCGTTCATTCGACCCGCAGCCTGTTCCCGCAATTTGACATTGTCCGCCACGAAGACCTCTCCCGCGATCCCATCGGCGGCTACCAGACCTTATACCAATCCCTCGGCTTGGACTTTACCGAGCGCGTCCGTGACATCATCCAAAACTCCAGCAGTTCCGAAAATCCGACGAAACTGGCGAAGAACAAGACCCATTCCGTCAAACTGGACAGCCGCGCCAACCTCGACAACTGGAAAAAATTGCTCTCCCCGGATGAGATCACTAAAATCCGCAAGTTGACGGAGGGCGTCTCGGAGTTGTTCTATTCGGAAGACGAATGGAAGTAG